From Bacillus sp. Bos-x628, the proteins below share one genomic window:
- a CDS encoding RNase A-like domain-containing protein, translating to MIINGKVYDTSEYKHIDFANAKTVEVMRDGMLYRLRISEQNKVTIESVKPISDVKTGDQPQNVLNIAVEFTGINDAIRIITGRDPVTGNKVTDTDRLVSSLYMIPGAQIVKAGKYVFKIMKGEKVAKKVSKVEKGTKDQDLIKPGDSSPLAPGGGLAAHEAKKGKKGGHLIKKHVGKTDEELFQRLKKDLRITGSSTFKDRATAEKVAHKVLTNSINQKLIKDWLDNPKSKSTLALPYKGNEMIGRGVRRDSEKVQDMTNALIILKKKKDGKFILTGYPTK from the coding sequence GTGATCATCAATGGGAAAGTGTATGATACAAGTGAGTACAAACATATCGACTTCGCAAATGCCAAAACAGTTGAAGTTATGCGAGACGGAATGCTGTATCGGTTACGAATATCGGAGCAAAACAAAGTAACGATTGAGAGCGTTAAACCGATTTCTGATGTAAAAACAGGCGATCAACCCCAAAACGTATTAAATATAGCGGTTGAATTTACAGGAATAAACGACGCAATTCGAATCATTACAGGAAGAGATCCTGTAACAGGTAATAAAGTCACTGACACAGACCGCCTCGTATCAAGCTTGTACATGATACCAGGAGCTCAAATCGTTAAAGCTGGAAAATACGTGTTTAAAATAATGAAAGGGGAGAAAGTAGCCAAGAAAGTTTCAAAGGTTGAGAAAGGTACAAAGGATCAAGATCTTATTAAACCTGGAGACAGCAGTCCGTTAGCTCCAGGAGGTGGCTTGGCAGCTCATGAAGCGAAAAAAGGAAAAAAAGGCGGACATTTAATCAAAAAGCATGTTGGTAAAACAGATGAGGAGCTATTTCAACGTTTGAAGAAAGACCTCAGAATTACTGGTTCATCAACTTTTAAAGATAGGGCTACTGCTGAGAAAGTTGCTCATAAAGTCTTAACCAATTCAATTAATCAAAAACTGATTAAAGACTGGTTGGACAATCCTAAAAGCAAGTCAACACTTGCATTACCATATAAAGGAAATGAAATGATCGGACGTGGAGTAAGAAGAGACTCTGAAAAAGTTCAAGATATGACCAATGCTTTGATAATTTTAAAGAAAAAGAAAGACGGAAAGTTCATTCTTACAGGCTATCCAACTAAATAA
- a CDS encoding contact-dependent growth inhibition system immunity protein, whose product MSNINPDNPIFQFLAGSFHQDIDSPEEALQDLLEEESSEYLKDAIDFLTEFINSDYTDAEKNDYIQSCADGIYFPALGISPLQWLNNVTGEIRKKVQSE is encoded by the coding sequence TTGAGTAATATTAATCCAGATAATCCAATTTTCCAATTTTTAGCAGGTTCTTTTCATCAGGATATTGATTCACCTGAGGAAGCTTTACAAGACTTATTAGAAGAAGAAAGCAGTGAATATCTGAAAGACGCAATTGATTTTCTTACAGAATTTATAAACAGTGACTATACTGATGCTGAAAAAAACGATTATATTCAATCTTGCGCAGATGGAATTTATTTTCCTGCTCTGGGTATATCCCCACTCCAATGGTTAAACAATGTAACAGGAGAAATACGGAAAAAAGTACAATCAGAATGA
- the rpsD gene encoding 30S ribosomal protein S4, with translation MARYTGPSWKISRRLGISLSGTGKELEKRPYAPGQHGPGQRKKLSEYGLQLQEKQKLRHMYGVNERQFRTLFDKAAKLPGKQGENFMILLETRLDNLVYRLGLARTRRQARQLVNHGHILVDGSRVDIPSFSVKPGQTISLREKSKNLAVVKESVEVNNFVPEYLSFDAEKLEGTFTRLPERSELAPEISEQLIVEFYSR, from the coding sequence ATGGCTCGCTATACAGGTCCAAGTTGGAAAATTTCCCGCCGTTTAGGCATTTCATTAAGCGGAACAGGTAAGGAACTTGAAAAACGCCCTTACGCTCCAGGACAACATGGTCCAGGACAACGCAAAAAACTATCTGAATACGGTTTACAATTGCAAGAGAAGCAAAAACTTCGTCACATGTACGGTGTAAACGAACGTCAATTCCGTACACTATTTGACAAAGCTGCTAAACTTCCTGGTAAACAAGGTGAAAATTTCATGATCCTTCTTGAAACTCGCCTTGACAACCTAGTATACCGTCTCGGTCTTGCACGTACTCGTCGCCAAGCTCGTCAGCTAGTCAACCATGGTCACATCCTTGTTGATGGAAGCCGTGTAGATATCCCATCTTTCTCTGTGAAACCAGGTCAAACGATTTCTCTTCGTGAAAAATCTAAAAACCTAGCAGTTGTGAAAGAATCAGTTGAAGTAAACAACTTTGTTCCTGAATACCTTTCTTTCGATGCTGAAAAGCTTGAAGGTACTTTCACTCGTCTTCCAGAGCGTTCTGAGTTGGCTCCTGAAATCAGCGAACAACTGATTGTTGAATTCTACTCTCGTTAA
- a CDS encoding T7SS effector LXG polymorphic toxin: MKTLDVQALHNAIDQTLEQLTQQSQSIKSLEIQINQIISLDGALKGEAGEAIRAFYEECHIPFLQFFQVVIEEYSGALKKTKQALHAFESNPNGFISQSFIEHELDQGLKKAERTVSDIVSDVNQALGKVSHIVHLPHVDESAFQESYQKAWLETSKTIGLLHAFDREQTSALHETESALHTMKQYIDTLSTMFTGPKIEITSYQKGSIFKDGKEEKVSSTISGLNEKIDNPDETPMMIMLRKLNEKEQANVDAVVRNETRQNIKREGKANDPSLTPLQKEAVIGKNRIHGDIRVVNGKLYNVKGIKKLKEFDIADEVVTDPSDIDYIGGRYTVYANKQIIRTYIVNGEVKIEEVDNIPESRSHGNAKRILDGEVISAAENIILEYSSIYDGCRAVTGKDPETSKKISGTDQALSAVSIIPVMKIIKGGKYVFKIDQGKNVVKRVEKTGKGTGKKHVPRNVKDIDAYGDIENFLGKGKQTDINPFTGKKDIDRIFVKQSDGTVRAVRIGDHEMRNPNNFHYHLEQWDKNGNFIRPDQSVKVNNTKRKR, encoded by the coding sequence ATGAAAACTTTAGATGTTCAGGCGTTGCACAATGCCATTGATCAAACGCTGGAACAATTAACACAACAATCACAAAGCATCAAATCCCTTGAAATACAAATCAATCAAATCATCTCACTAGATGGCGCACTAAAGGGCGAGGCTGGAGAAGCCATTCGAGCGTTTTATGAAGAATGCCATATTCCTTTTTTGCAATTTTTTCAGGTTGTCATTGAAGAATACAGCGGTGCGCTAAAAAAGACAAAGCAGGCTCTCCATGCATTTGAATCAAACCCGAATGGCTTTATCTCTCAATCATTTATTGAACACGAGCTTGACCAAGGGTTAAAAAAAGCAGAACGGACCGTTTCTGATATCGTATCAGATGTAAATCAAGCCCTCGGCAAGGTCAGCCATATTGTGCATTTGCCACATGTAGATGAATCTGCTTTCCAAGAAAGCTATCAAAAAGCATGGCTTGAAACCTCAAAAACCATTGGACTGCTTCATGCATTTGACAGGGAACAAACGAGTGCTTTACATGAAACAGAAAGCGCCCTTCACACAATGAAGCAATACATAGACACCCTAAGCACCATGTTCACTGGTCCGAAAATTGAGATCACCAGCTATCAAAAAGGCTCTATTTTCAAAGATGGAAAAGAAGAAAAAGTGAGCAGTACGATCAGTGGATTGAATGAAAAAATAGACAATCCTGACGAAACCCCAATGATGATTATGCTGAGGAAGCTGAATGAAAAAGAGCAAGCGAATGTGGATGCGGTTGTTCGCAATGAGACCCGCCAAAACATCAAAAGAGAAGGAAAAGCAAACGACCCATCGCTTACCCCATTGCAAAAAGAAGCCGTGATCGGAAAAAACCGGATTCATGGAGACATCAGGGTGGTAAATGGTAAACTATACAATGTAAAAGGCATCAAAAAGCTCAAAGAATTCGATATCGCAGATGAAGTGGTCACAGACCCATCAGACATTGATTACATTGGCGGGCGGTATACCGTTTACGCCAATAAACAAATCATCCGAACGTATATCGTAAACGGCGAAGTAAAAATCGAAGAAGTCGACAACATCCCAGAAAGCCGAAGCCATGGAAACGCCAAACGCATCTTAGACGGCGAAGTCATCTCAGCCGCCGAAAACATCATCCTAGAATACAGCAGCATCTACGACGGCTGCCGAGCCGTCACCGGCAAAGACCCCGAAACCAGCAAAAAAATAAGCGGCACAGACCAAGCCCTATCCGCAGTCTCTATCATCCCAGTTATGAAAATTATCAAAGGCGGGAAATATGTTTTTAAGATTGATCAAGGGAAGAATGTGGTGAAGAGGGTTGAGAAGACGGGTAAGGGTACGGGAAAAAAACACGTACCTAGAAATGTAAAAGATATTGATGCTTATGGCGATATTGAAAACTTTTTAGGTAAAGGTAAACAAACTGATATAAACCCGTTTACTGGTAAAAAGGATATAGACAGAATCTTTGTAAAGCAATCAGATGGAACAGTACGTGCAGTAAGAATTGGAGATCATGAAATGAGAAATCCAAATAATTTTCATTATCACTTAGAGCAATGGGACAAGAATGGCAACTTTATTAGGCCAGACCAATCTGTTAAAGTAAATAACACTAAAAGGAAGAGGTAA